The following proteins are encoded in a genomic region of Synechococcus sp. CBW1002:
- a CDS encoding SDR family oxidoreductase, producing the protein MATYLITGANRGIGTEYCRQLQARGDSVVAVCRTPSEELEALGVRIEAGVDITSDTAMGSLVERLGGLPLDGLIHNAGILERTNLQDLDPESVRRQFEVNALGPLRLTRALLDQLHAGSKLILMTSRMGSIADNSSGGSYGYRMSKVALCMAGKSLAVDLAPRGIAVAILHPGLVRTRMTGFTEQGITTEQAVRGLLERIDALTLETSGTFWHANGQVLPW; encoded by the coding sequence ATGGCCACCTACCTGATCACCGGCGCCAACCGCGGTATCGGTACCGAATACTGCCGCCAGCTCCAGGCGCGGGGCGACAGCGTGGTCGCGGTCTGCCGCACCCCATCGGAGGAGCTGGAGGCCCTTGGGGTGCGAATCGAAGCGGGGGTGGACATCACCTCCGACACAGCGATGGGCAGCCTGGTGGAGCGGCTCGGCGGCCTGCCGCTCGATGGCCTAATCCACAACGCCGGCATCCTTGAGCGCACCAACCTGCAGGATCTCGATCCGGAGAGCGTGCGGCGCCAGTTCGAGGTGAACGCCCTCGGCCCGCTGCGGCTCACCCGGGCCCTGCTGGACCAGCTGCACGCCGGCTCCAAGCTGATCCTGATGACCAGCCGCATGGGTTCGATCGCCGACAACAGTTCCGGCGGGTCCTATGGCTACCGGATGTCCAAGGTGGCGCTGTGCATGGCAGGCAAGTCGCTGGCGGTTGACCTGGCGCCCCGTGGCATCGCCGTGGCCATCCTTCACCCCGGGCTGGTGCGCACCCGCATGACGGGCTTCACCGAGCAGGGCATCACCACGGAGCAGGCAGTGCGCGGCCTGCTGGAGCGCATCGATGCCCTCACGCTCGAGACCTCCGGCACCTTCTGGCATGCCAATGGCCAGGTACTGCCCTGGTAG
- a CDS encoding FAD-dependent oxidoreductase, which translates to MPLPSVEPVDVVVVGGGLSGLVAARALQAAGRSVRLVEAAGQLGGRMTGQRLPLPSEPWIDLGGQWVGPTQTRFLALLDRHGIRRFESPHDGATVLVFGGSRCTFAGFFQGFPEGQPPAVPSADWADAMAALERFQALVAQFPDGHPHHHPAAAELDRLSFQDWIDAHTHTPFAAWYFAYFCRAVGFLGPAEPEQVSLLHVLWGQHTASQGEHPEQELLHGGAGQLPALLAAELGEGVVVLGEPALEVLEDPGAASPVALTVSTDRAAYPCRAVIVAMPPAMVARLRFSPELPADRQQLNQEMVMGACAKVLVVYARPWWREQGLSGIAIGDQPTVELCADSSDPESGAGVLAAFMVGHRYHRWATLSEVERRQAVLADLAAYLGPQALEPVAYVEKDWPAMPFVGGAFAGWMPPGLWSRCGEAMRRPHGRVFWAGTEVAERWPGFFEGAVRSGEEAAAAVLERLDAGC; encoded by the coding sequence ATGCCTCTTCCATCGGTTGAACCTGTCGATGTCGTGGTGGTGGGTGGCGGCCTCTCCGGCCTGGTGGCGGCCCGGGCCCTGCAGGCGGCGGGCCGCTCGGTGCGCCTGGTCGAGGCGGCCGGGCAGCTGGGCGGCCGTATGACCGGCCAGCGGCTGCCGCTGCCCAGCGAACCCTGGATCGACCTGGGCGGTCAGTGGGTCGGTCCCACTCAGACCCGCTTCCTCGCCCTGCTCGATCGCCACGGCATCCGCCGCTTCGAATCCCCCCATGACGGCGCCACGGTGCTGGTGTTCGGCGGCAGCCGCTGTACCTTCGCCGGCTTCTTCCAGGGCTTTCCTGAGGGGCAGCCCCCGGCGGTGCCCAGCGCCGACTGGGCCGATGCCATGGCCGCCCTGGAGCGCTTCCAGGCGCTGGTGGCTCAGTTCCCCGACGGCCACCCCCACCACCATCCCGCCGCCGCCGAACTGGATCGCCTCAGCTTCCAGGACTGGATCGACGCCCACACCCACACCCCCTTCGCCGCCTGGTATTTCGCCTACTTCTGCCGGGCGGTGGGATTCCTGGGCCCGGCCGAGCCGGAGCAGGTGTCGCTGTTGCATGTGCTCTGGGGCCAGCACACCGCCTCCCAGGGCGAACACCCCGAGCAGGAGCTGCTCCATGGCGGCGCCGGCCAGCTGCCGGCCCTGCTGGCGGCGGAGCTGGGCGAGGGGGTGGTGGTGCTGGGAGAACCGGCATTGGAGGTGCTGGAAGACCCCGGCGCCGCTTCGCCTGTTGCGCTCACCGTGTCCACCGATCGGGCGGCATATCCCTGCCGTGCGGTGATCGTGGCCATGCCGCCGGCGATGGTGGCCCGCCTGCGCTTCTCGCCGGAGCTGCCCGCCGACCGCCAGCAGCTCAACCAGGAGATGGTGATGGGCGCCTGCGCCAAGGTGCTGGTGGTGTATGCCAGGCCCTGGTGGCGGGAGCAGGGGCTGTCGGGGATCGCCATCGGCGATCAGCCCACGGTGGAGCTCTGCGCCGACAGCTCCGATCCCGAGAGCGGTGCGGGTGTGCTGGCCGCCTTCATGGTGGGCCATCGCTATCACCGCTGGGCAACCCTTTCCGAGGTGGAGCGGCGGCAGGCGGTGCTGGCGGATCTGGCCGCCTATCTGGGCCCGCAGGCCCTTGAGCCCGTGGCCTACGTGGAGAAGGACTGGCCGGCCATGCCCTTCGTGGGCGGTGCCTTCGCCGGTTGGATGCCACCGGGACTGTGGAGCCGCTGTGGTGAGGCGATGCGCCGGCCCCATGGCCGGGTGTTCTGGGCCGGCACCGAGGTGGCCGAGCGCTGGCCGGGCTTTTTTGAAGGGGCGGTGCGCAGTGGTGAAGAGGCGGCGGCGGCGGTGCTGGAACGGCTCGACGCAGGCTGCTGA
- a CDS encoding Crp/Fnr family transcriptional regulator: MAISMSRRCLRLSLRAGERLPANLCWRIEQGHVWLARWSAGLDPLTLGVWGPGEVVIPALIGLSGLELRTLSPVVVEEEEASSAMEREFLEEQLRQAAILLMLSRVRPAEARLLQLLDWFGTRFGTMTSQGVTLTFGEKLLTHQQLADIAGMTRVTVTKALTSFRQAGVIACQAGGSLLLRLPCSKFLD; this comes from the coding sequence ATGGCCATCTCCATGTCACGTCGTTGTCTTCGCCTGAGCCTGCGGGCCGGGGAGAGGTTGCCCGCCAACCTTTGCTGGCGGATTGAGCAGGGTCATGTCTGGTTGGCCCGCTGGAGTGCGGGGCTTGACCCTCTCACCCTCGGGGTCTGGGGCCCCGGCGAGGTGGTGATCCCGGCGCTGATCGGCCTTTCCGGCCTCGAACTGCGCACGCTCTCGCCGGTTGTGGTCGAAGAGGAGGAGGCCTCCAGCGCGATGGAGCGCGAGTTTCTCGAAGAACAGTTGCGTCAGGCGGCCATCCTGTTGATGCTCAGCCGTGTGCGTCCTGCGGAAGCCCGGCTGCTGCAGTTGCTGGATTGGTTCGGCACGCGCTTCGGCACCATGACCAGCCAGGGGGTGACGCTCACGTTTGGCGAGAAGCTCCTCACGCATCAACAGCTGGCAGACATCGCCGGCATGACCAGAGTCACGGTGACCAAGGCGCTCACCAGCTTCCGCCAGGCTGGTGTGATTGCCTGTCAGGCCGGCGGATCGCTCCTGCTGCGGCTTCCTTGTTCTAAATTCCTGGATTAG
- a CDS encoding DUF6671 family protein: MVPASPYAGRRVCLTTLHGKERVLARPVFHGLGAELLVCGCDTDQLGTFSGEIERPADPVSTCRLKAKLGLAATGLPLGLASEGSFGPHPAVPFLPVGQEVLVFVDLERQLTVVERRLEMRTTFSSRTVGPSDLNSTGFSTWLQQVRFPSHALIARPAQHDPSGRCIKAIRTIADLEVALAHCAAASSNGEVLLETDMRAHCNPTRMASIRRLGFQLVRRIRQLCPACESPGWGRTEAVAGLPCRCCGTATPLMAQERWGCSACCHSELKPRRDGRREADPMHCPWCNP, translated from the coding sequence ATGGTGCCGGCCTCTCCCTATGCCGGGCGCAGGGTCTGCCTCACCACGCTCCATGGCAAGGAGCGGGTGCTGGCCAGGCCTGTGTTTCATGGGCTGGGGGCGGAACTGCTGGTCTGCGGCTGCGACACCGATCAGCTCGGTACCTTCAGCGGCGAGATCGAGCGTCCGGCCGATCCGGTAAGCACCTGTCGCCTCAAGGCCAAACTCGGGCTGGCCGCCACCGGGCTGCCACTGGGTTTGGCCAGTGAGGGCAGCTTCGGGCCCCATCCCGCCGTGCCTTTTCTGCCTGTGGGCCAGGAGGTGCTGGTGTTCGTTGATCTGGAACGTCAGCTCACCGTGGTGGAACGGCGCCTGGAGATGCGCACCACCTTTTCCAGCCGCACGGTGGGGCCGTCGGATCTCAACAGCACTGGCTTCAGCACCTGGTTGCAGCAGGTGCGTTTCCCCAGCCATGCCCTGATCGCTCGCCCAGCCCAGCACGACCCCAGCGGCCGCTGCATCAAGGCCATCCGCACCATCGCTGACCTGGAGGTCGCGTTGGCCCACTGCGCTGCAGCGTCCTCCAATGGCGAGGTGCTGCTCGAAACCGATATGCGAGCCCATTGCAATCCCACCCGGATGGCAAGCATCCGCCGACTGGGCTTCCAACTGGTGCGACGGATCCGTCAGCTGTGTCCGGCTTGTGAATCACCGGGCTGGGGACGAACCGAGGCTGTGGCAGGCCTGCCGTGCCGTTGCTGCGGAACTGCCACGCCGCTGATGGCGCAGGAGCGCTGGGGCTGTTCGGCCTGTTGCCACAGCGAGCTGAAGCCCCGCCGGGATGGCAGGCGGGAGGCTGACCCGATGCATTGCCCCTGGTGTAACCCCTGA
- a CDS encoding cation:proton antiporter — MDPLPALLMEVGSHQVEVAETLIGVGRFLVIFVAARAMAELMVRLQLPTILGELVAGVLIGVSGLHLVLPPETQAQLSGAVLGLVGSLADVSPETVTSVYRETFPSLQAVSQIGLYALLFLTGLESELDELVAVGVQAGTVALTGVLLPFALGTAGLYYLFHVPLIPAVFAGAAMTATSIGITASVFGELQWLKRKEGQIVIGAAVLDDILGIVILAVVVALAGGGAFTIGPILKLCAAALVFVAAALFLSRTAAPVFDWVVDRLKAPGDVAVASFVVLTLSCFAAQAIGLEAALGAFAAGLILSASKHTHDIDAAVKPLVALFATVFFVLIGTGMDLSVLNPFDPANREGLIVAVFLLVVAVVGKVAAGWSYISKEPSNRLVVGLGMMPRGEVGLIFLGLGTQAGILTPALEAAILLMVIGTTFLAPILLRLVIGAKPVPAPQPS; from the coding sequence ATGGATCCCTTGCCCGCGCTGCTGATGGAAGTCGGTAGCCACCAGGTTGAAGTGGCCGAGACCCTGATCGGGGTTGGTCGGTTTCTCGTGATTTTCGTGGCGGCACGCGCCATGGCCGAGCTGATGGTGCGCCTGCAGCTCCCCACCATCCTCGGCGAACTGGTTGCCGGCGTGTTGATCGGTGTCTCCGGTCTGCATCTGGTGCTCCCGCCGGAGACGCAGGCCCAGCTCAGCGGTGCGGTGCTCGGTCTGGTCGGCTCCCTGGCCGATGTGTCCCCCGAAACGGTGACCTCGGTGTATCGCGAGACGTTCCCCAGCCTGCAGGCTGTGTCTCAGATCGGTCTCTACGCCCTCTTGTTTCTCACGGGGCTTGAAAGCGAACTCGATGAACTGGTGGCCGTGGGGGTGCAGGCCGGCACGGTGGCCCTCACCGGTGTGCTGTTGCCCTTTGCGCTCGGCACCGCGGGCCTCTACTACCTCTTCCATGTGCCTCTGATCCCGGCGGTGTTTGCCGGAGCCGCCATGACGGCCACCTCGATCGGCATCACAGCCAGTGTGTTTGGTGAGTTGCAGTGGCTCAAGCGCAAGGAGGGCCAGATCGTCATCGGCGCGGCCGTGCTGGACGACATCCTCGGCATCGTGATCCTGGCGGTGGTGGTGGCCCTGGCTGGTGGTGGTGCCTTCACCATCGGCCCGATTCTCAAGCTCTGTGCTGCGGCCCTGGTGTTCGTGGCGGCGGCCCTCTTCCTCAGCCGCACCGCTGCGCCGGTCTTCGACTGGGTCGTGGATCGCCTCAAGGCTCCCGGTGATGTGGCCGTGGCCAGCTTCGTGGTGCTCACCCTCAGCTGCTTTGCCGCCCAGGCGATCGGCCTGGAAGCCGCCCTCGGAGCCTTTGCTGCGGGTCTGATCCTCAGCGCCTCAAAGCACACCCACGACATCGACGCGGCCGTCAAACCTCTGGTGGCCCTGTTTGCCACCGTGTTCTTTGTGCTGATCGGCACCGGTATGGATCTGTCGGTGCTGAATCCGTTCGACCCAGCCAACCGTGAAGGGCTGATCGTGGCCGTCTTTCTGCTGGTGGTGGCCGTGGTGGGCAAGGTGGCGGCGGGCTGGAGCTACATCAGCAAAGAACCCAGCAACCGTCTGGTGGTGGGGCTCGGCATGATGCCCCGTGGCGAAGTTGGCCTGATCTTTCTGGGGCTCGGCACCCAGGCCGGCATCCTCACCCCAGCCCTGGAGGCTGCGATCCTGCTGATGGTGATCGGCACCACCTTCCTGGCACCGATCCTGCTGCGCCTGGTGATCGGTGCCAAGCCGGTGCCTGCCCCCCAGCCTTCCTGA
- a CDS encoding co-chaperone YbbN has protein sequence MPGFLPVAPPAQGASPWVAQKTGAALAPSLQGKPVVVDIYASWCPACRTIEPTLRSLEKQKAGKATFVRFDVSDAAKLKASRERARALGLGPFLEANRSQTSLVAVINPATGATVQTFRASTDASAYSAAIKKTQSMIKP, from the coding sequence ATGCCTGGATTCCTTCCAGTCGCACCGCCAGCCCAGGGTGCCAGCCCATGGGTCGCCCAGAAAACCGGTGCCGCCCTCGCCCCGTCCCTGCAGGGCAAACCCGTTGTGGTCGACATCTACGCCAGCTGGTGCCCCGCCTGTCGCACGATCGAACCGACCTTGCGTTCCCTGGAAAAGCAGAAGGCCGGCAAGGCCACCTTCGTGCGATTCGATGTGTCTGATGCCGCCAAGTTGAAGGCATCGCGCGAGCGAGCCCGTGCCCTTGGCCTTGGTCCCTTCCTGGAGGCCAACCGCAGCCAGACCTCCTTGGTGGCCGTGATCAACCCAGCCACCGGCGCCACGGTGCAGACCTTCCGAGCCAGCACGGACGCGAGCGCCTACAGCGCAGCGATCAAGAAAACTCAATCGATGATCAAACCTTGA
- a CDS encoding cytochrome c biogenesis protein CcdA, with translation MSRSAVRRTGLTVLLLLGVAPLVVLAMVHGLPGIGTHLDLAILSASQTYAERFEASPAGPTVLLPFIAFGGGLLASVSPCVLAMLPMNLSYIGTLGPRSRLQAIVRVGGFVAGTVAVLSLFGLIASFASAIVVDHRGPVHLGVGLIILLMGLNLGGWLPLTLPRLPELPPAGGPFLVGMSFGLVSSPCASPVLFSVLAAAASTGSTLLSVITMMSYALGYTAVIAVTSLWVGLMTASRRLLSHGGRLTRFSALILLAAGTYYIVQGWSWTWQS, from the coding sequence TTGAGCCGCTCGGCCGTGCGAAGAACAGGACTGACCGTTCTGCTGCTCCTGGGAGTGGCCCCACTGGTGGTGCTGGCGATGGTGCACGGGCTCCCAGGGATCGGCACCCACCTGGATCTGGCGATCCTGTCAGCGTCACAGACCTATGCCGAGCGGTTCGAGGCCAGCCCCGCAGGCCCCACGGTTCTTCTTCCGTTCATCGCTTTTGGGGGTGGGCTGTTGGCGAGCGTGTCGCCCTGTGTGCTGGCGATGCTGCCGATGAACCTCAGTTACATCGGCACCCTCGGACCGCGCAGCCGGCTGCAGGCCATCGTCAGGGTTGGGGGGTTCGTGGCCGGCACCGTCGCGGTGTTGAGCCTGTTCGGACTGATCGCCTCCTTCGCTTCAGCCATCGTGGTGGACCACCGCGGTCCGGTCCATCTGGGGGTGGGACTGATCATCCTGCTGATGGGCCTGAATCTGGGAGGGTGGCTGCCGCTGACCCTGCCCCGACTGCCCGAACTGCCCCCTGCCGGCGGCCCATTCCTGGTGGGCATGAGCTTTGGCCTGGTCAGTTCCCCCTGCGCCAGTCCAGTGCTGTTTTCAGTGCTCGCCGCGGCGGCGAGCACTGGCTCCACCCTGTTGTCGGTGATCACGATGATGAGCTATGCCCTGGGTTATACCGCTGTGATTGCCGTCACCAGCCTCTGGGTTGGGCTGATGACCGCCTCAAGGCGGCTGCTCAGCCATGGCGGAAGGCTCACCCGATTCAGCGCCTTGATCCTGTTGGCAGCTGGCACTTACTACATCGTCCAGGGTTGGAGCTGGACCTGGCAGAGCTGA
- a CDS encoding AI-2E family transporter: MNLPSPLPRSLVLGLGFPVVVLNLWVFSSLYRAFEGVASTFILAGVIALILNLPVRLLQRRLGLQRGWAIGAVFLLFIGGAVLASATVIPLLLLRFIGFTQALPEWIDSSVGKLVLLSGRANEAGLPLDASVIIEGVAANVKDQIESVLLGIPGFVSGSLGSFFSLFFLLVLTIFFLIYGGELVRNCLVSWLPGDRGLQVLSVLRRNFNSYIFNQLVLAVVLVCALTPALVVLQAPFPILSGCVIGLMGFIPFGAILGILLVSVLFLFKSFWLGVRVFSVLILLDQVIENILPPRLLGKLTGLNPIVILFSVMVGATLADFYGVITAVPIAATIKALFLAPSSLPATATASAALPGGCTTEEV; this comes from the coding sequence ATGAACCTGCCTTCTCCCTTGCCTCGCTCGCTGGTGCTGGGCCTCGGCTTTCCTGTGGTCGTGCTGAACCTCTGGGTGTTCAGCTCGCTGTATCGCGCCTTCGAGGGAGTTGCCTCCACCTTCATCCTGGCGGGGGTGATCGCCCTGATTCTCAACCTCCCGGTGCGGTTGCTGCAAAGGCGCCTGGGCCTGCAGAGGGGCTGGGCGATTGGTGCGGTGTTCCTGCTGTTCATCGGTGGCGCGGTGCTGGCCAGCGCCACCGTGATCCCCTTGCTGTTGCTCCGCTTCATCGGGTTCACCCAGGCGTTACCGGAGTGGATCGATTCCAGCGTCGGCAAGTTGGTGCTGCTGAGCGGCAGGGCCAACGAGGCGGGCCTGCCGCTTGATGCCAGCGTGATCATTGAAGGCGTGGCCGCCAACGTGAAGGATCAGATCGAAAGTGTGCTGCTTGGAATTCCCGGCTTCGTCTCCGGATCGCTTGGCAGCTTCTTCAGCCTGTTTTTCCTGCTCGTGCTGACCATTTTCTTCCTGATCTATGGAGGTGAGCTGGTCCGGAACTGCCTGGTCTCCTGGTTGCCGGGTGACCGTGGCCTGCAGGTTCTCAGCGTGCTTCGGCGTAACTTCAACAGCTATATCTTCAACCAACTGGTGCTGGCCGTGGTGCTGGTCTGTGCGCTGACGCCAGCTTTGGTTGTGCTGCAGGCACCGTTCCCCATCCTTTCGGGTTGCGTCATCGGTCTGATGGGATTCATTCCGTTTGGCGCCATCCTTGGCATTCTGTTGGTCAGCGTCCTGTTTCTGTTCAAGAGCTTCTGGCTTGGTGTGAGAGTGTTCTCCGTGCTGATTCTGTTGGATCAGGTGATTGAGAACATCCTTCCGCCCCGGCTGCTGGGAAAGCTCACCGGCCTCAATCCGATCGTGATCCTCTTTTCGGTGATGGTGGGTGCCACCCTGGCGGATTTCTATGGTGTGATCACGGCTGTACCCATCGCGGCCACGATCAAGGCCTTGTTTCTGGCTCCCAGCTCGCTCCCTGCCACTGCTACTGCCTCCGCCGCCCTGCCGGGTGGTTGCACCACGGAAGAAGTCTGA
- a CDS encoding DM13 domain-containing protein, translating into MTASSRSSSFCCSGERQPLWSVSPCWEPGVSGAESPAGLLGLLLSHQEARCGWPSGDRNLQERFCCRHDGPKALQACRGQRRFLELDPVFSTSISGPDLVVVFHRSQDVLGSSRPPAFPINDRDNAVLAPLNHYSGAQSDAISGAINLHGDASVAI; encoded by the coding sequence TTGACTGCCTCATCTCGCTCGTCGTCGTTCTGCTGCTCTGGGGAGCGGCAGCCGCTCTGGTCGGTTTCACCCTGCTGGGAGCCAGGCGTCTCCGGGGCTGAGAGCCCTGCGGGCCTGCTGGGGCTCTTGCTGTCGCATCAAGAAGCCCGTTGCGGTTGGCCCTCCGGTGATCGGAATCTCCAGGAACGATTCTGTTGTCGCCACGACGGACCCAAGGCACTGCAGGCGTGCCGTGGTCAACGGCGTTTCCTTGAATTGGATCCAGTCTTTTCGACCTCAATCTCGGGTCCTGATCTGGTCGTGGTTTTTCACCGATCCCAGGATGTGCTTGGTTCCAGCCGGCCCCCGGCTTTTCCGATCAACGATCGAGACAACGCGGTTCTGGCGCCTTTGAATCACTACAGCGGAGCACAGAGTGATGCCATTTCAGGCGCGATCAATCTCCATGGCGATGCCTCTGTCGCGATCTGA
- a CDS encoding deoxyribodipyrimidine photo-lyase, with protein MGPVQIVWFKRDLRVVDHQPLLQASRLGPVLPLVVVEPELWQQPDASARQWAFCSESLEDLRRALAELGQPLVVRTGRVEAVLERARRHFGVAGLWSHEETGNGWTYDRDRRVALWARHHGITWTESPQTGVIRRLRSRNGWARRWEERMAGLLSPAPEALQPLGDLDPGPIPSASDLGLAPDPCPGRQLGGRQEGLVVLESFLSERGARYHRELSSPRTAFRSCSRLSPHLAWGTVSLREVVQANRRYPGRRRGFEERLHWHCHFIQKLESQPDLEFCELHPLTAGLRSSDPERLEAWAEGRTGLPFVDACMRALIATGWINFRMRAMLMSVASYHLWLPWRESGMRLARLFVDYEPGIHWSQCQMQSGTTGINTIRIYNPIKQGQDHDPNGDFICQWVPELDRVPPVHRHQPWTMAATTQLRVGCVLGVDYPLPIVDPAVAAREARERLWALRQEQGFAELADAVQHRHGSRRSGLAASGGRRGGGSSRQPSTDQQLRLNLDPEGCG; from the coding sequence ATGGGCCCGGTGCAGATCGTCTGGTTCAAGCGGGACCTGCGGGTGGTGGACCACCAGCCGCTGTTGCAGGCCAGTCGGCTTGGGCCCGTGCTGCCCCTGGTGGTGGTGGAGCCTGAGCTGTGGCAGCAGCCCGATGCCTCGGCTCGGCAGTGGGCCTTCTGCTCCGAGAGCCTGGAGGACCTTCGGCGGGCCCTGGCGGAGCTCGGCCAGCCGCTTGTGGTGCGGACCGGCAGGGTGGAGGCGGTACTGGAGCGAGCCCGGCGGCACTTCGGCGTCGCGGGCCTCTGGAGCCATGAGGAAACCGGCAACGGCTGGACCTACGACCGCGACAGGCGTGTGGCCCTCTGGGCGCGCCACCATGGCATCACCTGGACCGAGAGTCCCCAGACCGGGGTGATCCGTCGCCTGCGCAGCCGCAACGGCTGGGCGCGCCGCTGGGAGGAGCGCATGGCCGGCTTGCTCAGCCCTGCACCGGAGGCACTGCAGCCCCTGGGCGATCTCGACCCCGGCCCGATTCCCTCGGCCTCCGATCTGGGACTGGCACCCGATCCCTGCCCAGGCCGGCAGCTTGGAGGCCGGCAGGAGGGGCTGGTCGTTCTCGAGAGCTTCCTGAGCGAGCGCGGCGCCCGTTATCACCGCGAGCTCTCCAGCCCGCGCACGGCCTTCCGCAGCTGCTCCCGGCTCTCCCCCCATCTGGCCTGGGGTACTGTGTCGCTGCGGGAGGTGGTGCAGGCGAACCGCCGATACCCGGGCCGGCGGCGGGGCTTCGAGGAGCGGCTGCACTGGCACTGCCACTTCATTCAGAAGCTGGAAAGCCAGCCGGATCTGGAGTTCTGCGAGCTCCATCCGCTCACCGCCGGTCTGCGCAGCAGCGATCCCGAGCGCCTGGAGGCCTGGGCTGAAGGGCGCACCGGCTTGCCGTTCGTGGATGCCTGCATGCGGGCCCTGATCGCCACCGGCTGGATCAACTTCCGCATGCGGGCGATGCTGATGTCGGTGGCCAGCTATCACCTCTGGTTGCCGTGGCGCGAGAGTGGGATGCGGCTGGCGCGCCTGTTCGTCGACTACGAACCGGGCATTCACTGGAGCCAGTGTCAGATGCAGTCGGGTACCACGGGCATCAACACGATCCGGATCTACAACCCGATCAAGCAGGGTCAGGACCATGACCCCAACGGCGACTTCATCTGCCAGTGGGTACCGGAACTGGATCGGGTGCCGCCGGTGCATCGGCATCAGCCGTGGACGATGGCGGCCACCACCCAGCTGCGCGTCGGCTGTGTGCTGGGCGTGGATTACCCGCTGCCGATCGTGGACCCCGCCGTCGCTGCTCGGGAGGCTCGCGAGAGACTCTGGGCCCTGCGTCAGGAGCAGGGCTTTGCGGAACTTGCCGATGCGGTCCAGCACCGGCATGGCTCCCGCCGCTCCGGCCTGGCAGCCAGCGGCGGGCGGCGGGGTGGTGGCTCGTCGCGCCAGCCATCCACCGATCAGCAACTGCGCCTGAACCTGGATCCTGAAGGCTGCGGCTGA
- a CDS encoding DUF924 family protein: protein MPDAAPKSSDDVLHVWFEETEPRQWFSKDPAFDRRLRDRFIVLTRQAVAAELTSWGEAPSSGLALALLLDQFPRQIWRDTAMAFAGDAQALALSLAAMERGWIEAEADQARRQFWLMPRMHSEDLAIQDAAIPLFERFTDPRTTAFAARHRDVIARFGRFPHRNAILGRVCTAEELAFLQTPGSGF, encoded by the coding sequence TTGCCTGATGCCGCTCCCAAATCCAGCGACGACGTTCTGCACGTCTGGTTTGAGGAGACCGAGCCGCGCCAGTGGTTCAGCAAGGATCCTGCCTTCGATCGGCGGCTGCGGGATCGGTTCATCGTCCTGACCCGCCAGGCCGTTGCCGCTGAGCTGACCTCCTGGGGGGAGGCTCCCTCAAGCGGCCTGGCCCTGGCGCTGCTGCTGGATCAGTTCCCCCGTCAGATCTGGCGCGACACCGCCATGGCCTTTGCGGGGGATGCCCAGGCCCTCGCCCTCAGCCTGGCGGCGATGGAACGTGGCTGGATCGAAGCCGAAGCCGATCAGGCCCGACGCCAGTTCTGGCTGATGCCGCGGATGCACAGCGAAGACCTGGCCATCCAGGACGCGGCGATCCCCCTCTTCGAGCGGTTCACCGATCCCCGCACCACCGCCTTCGCCGCCCGCCACCGCGACGTGATCGCCCGCTTCGGTCGTTTCCCGCACCGCAATGCCATTCTCGGCCGGGTGTGCACCGCTGAGGAACTGGCCTTCCTGCAGACCCCCGGCTCAGGCTTCTGA
- a CDS encoding BCAM0308 family protein has product MHTNTPNAPSSHAARHDGMESGHTSDPYLQRHKPSEPSTCPDCQASYHDGRWSWDAPQPGAATHRCPACERIRDQAPGGELSLSGGFLAAHAEEVMRLVNNTELHIRQEHPLERLIDTSGDPASGEVLLRFTGIHATHGVAEALVHAFSGALDAPYPEAGAPMRARWQRD; this is encoded by the coding sequence ATGCACACGAACACCCCCAATGCACCATCCAGCCATGCGGCCCGCCATGACGGGATGGAGAGCGGGCACACCAGCGATCCCTACCTACAGCGCCACAAGCCGTCCGAACCCAGCACCTGTCCGGATTGCCAGGCCAGCTATCACGACGGTCGCTGGAGCTGGGACGCACCCCAGCCCGGTGCTGCCACCCACCGTTGCCCGGCCTGCGAGCGCATCAGGGATCAGGCGCCAGGAGGTGAACTCAGTCTCTCCGGCGGCTTCCTGGCGGCGCACGCCGAGGAGGTGATGCGGCTGGTCAACAACACCGAGCTGCACATCCGCCAGGAGCATCCGCTGGAGCGCCTGATCGACACCAGCGGCGATCCGGCCAGTGGTGAAGTGCTGCTGCGCTTCACCGGCATCCACGCCACCCATGGGGTGGCGGAGGCCCTGGTGCATGCCTTCTCGGGAGCACTGGACGCGCCCTACCCGGAGGCCGGCGCCCCGATGCGCGCCCGTTGGCAGCGCGATTGA